A region of uncultured Desulfobacter sp. DNA encodes the following proteins:
- a CDS encoding FAD-dependent oxidoreductase produces the protein MKKKKVLIIGGVACGPKAGARIKRLDPDAEVTILEKGELISYAGCGLPYYISGQVDNDDELMATPTGVVRDPAFFKMVKDIDVKNHTLAQFIDREHKVVTAVDLSTGTPIEYQYDDLVLCVGSQFRKPPFPGIDLAGVHFLQTVEDAKKIRNEGGPLEGKNVVIVGAGLIGLEVAESLKAKGMNITMIEMASQAMGNLFDSEMVFHLHNELKRNGVVLKTLETVREIKGNDRSAVTSVVTDKGEYPADLVLVAVGVNPNTQLAKQAGLEIGETGAIRVDASMRTSDSSIYAGGDCVENVSIITGKPIFAPMGSTANKHGRIIGDNICGIGSRFKGVCGTAICRVFNINVARTGLTEKQAKEMGYDCVTVLAPSPDKPHFLDEAKLIIVKLIVDKATHGLLGAQIVGPGDVAKRMEVVVANISSGAKVTDIAQYDLAYAPPFSPAMDNIITAANIAENKLFNRGRSLTPGEVQAKIDKGDDFIFLDVRSPQEYEQMRIEDPRIKLIPLGRLRSTLSELPQDKEIIAFCKISLRGYEAERILTGLGYKNVKYLDGGVVCWPYKKFVLS, from the coding sequence ATGAAGAAAAAAAAAGTGTTGATCATTGGCGGCGTTGCCTGTGGTCCTAAAGCCGGGGCCCGGATTAAACGACTTGACCCTGATGCTGAAGTGACTATCCTTGAAAAAGGCGAACTGATTTCCTATGCAGGATGCGGTTTGCCCTATTATATCTCCGGGCAGGTTGACAATGATGATGAACTCATGGCTACGCCCACAGGCGTGGTCAGGGACCCTGCTTTTTTTAAGATGGTCAAGGATATTGATGTAAAAAATCACACGCTTGCGCAATTCATTGACCGTGAACATAAAGTTGTAACCGCTGTTGATCTTTCAACAGGAACCCCCATTGAATATCAATACGATGATCTTGTCCTCTGCGTGGGAAGTCAGTTTAGAAAACCGCCATTTCCAGGCATTGACCTTGCCGGTGTGCATTTTCTCCAGACCGTGGAGGATGCCAAGAAAATCCGAAATGAAGGCGGTCCCCTGGAAGGAAAAAATGTCGTTATTGTTGGCGCCGGTCTCATCGGCCTTGAGGTTGCGGAATCCTTGAAGGCCAAGGGGATGAACATTACCATGATCGAAATGGCAAGCCAGGCCATGGGTAATCTTTTTGATTCCGAAATGGTGTTTCACCTGCACAATGAACTAAAAAGAAACGGTGTTGTGCTCAAAACATTGGAAACGGTGCGGGAAATAAAAGGCAATGACCGTTCGGCCGTAACATCAGTTGTCACGGACAAAGGGGAATACCCCGCAGACCTGGTGCTGGTTGCCGTGGGCGTAAATCCCAATACTCAACTTGCGAAACAGGCCGGCCTTGAGATCGGTGAAACCGGGGCCATCCGGGTGGATGCCTCCATGCGGACGTCAGATTCCAGTATCTATGCAGGCGGGGACTGCGTTGAAAATGTTTCCATTATTACGGGAAAGCCCATCTTTGCGCCCATGGGCTCCACGGCAAACAAGCACGGCAGAATTATTGGCGATAATATCTGCGGCATCGGTTCCAGATTCAAAGGGGTTTGCGGTACGGCCATATGCAGGGTTTTCAATATCAACGTGGCCAGAACAGGCCTTACTGAAAAACAGGCCAAGGAGATGGGGTATGACTGTGTTACAGTATTGGCGCCGTCTCCTGACAAACCCCATTTCCTTGATGAAGCCAAATTGATTATCGTTAAGCTCATAGTGGATAAGGCCACCCATGGGCTTTTGGGTGCCCAGATCGTGGGGCCGGGGGATGTGGCCAAACGCATGGAAGTCGTTGTGGCCAATATTTCGTCCGGTGCCAAGGTCACCGACATTGCTCAGTATGATCTGGCCTATGCACCGCCTTTTTCCCCTGCCATGGATAATATCATCACGGCTGCCAATATTGCTGAAAACAAACTGTTTAATCGCGGCCGTTCCCTGACACCTGGGGAAGTTCAGGCAAAAATAGATAAGGGAGATGACTTTATATTTCTGGATGTACGTTCACCCCAGGAGTATGAGCAGATGCGCATTGAAGATCCCAGGATTAAACTGATCCCTTTAGGCAGACTGAGAAGCACTCTTTCTGAGCTGCCACAGGACAAAGAGATCATCGCATTTTGCAAGATTTCCCTGCGAGGCTACGAAGCTGAGCGTATTTTGACAGGCCTCGGATACAAAAATGTTAAATATTTGGACGGCGGTGTGGTGTGCTGGCCCTATAAAAAATTTGTTCTTTCATGA
- a CDS encoding DEAD/DEAH box helicase, which yields MSHKCVAPAGFDEMNLSPAVFAALQTVGYETPTPIQTMTIPRMMEYKDLLGQARTGTGKTAAFALPLLSRIDLENKRPQVLVITPTRELAIQVAQSFKDYGANMKGLNVLAVYGGQSYSVQLNQLKRGVHVVVGTPGRLMDHMRRKTLSLSDLTGLVLDEADEMLQMGFIDDVEWILSQIPQPTQIALFSATMPAPIQKIAGKYLKNPEKVIIHHDSDVTSTIHQKFLMIQHIKKNDALIRILEALTHDGVIVFTKTRNDTLEVTKVLEEKGFKAEALNGDIAQAARERTVNRLKNGNIDILVATDVAARGLDVERISHVINYDMPSKTEPYIHRIGRTGRAGRTGEAILFVQPKEKWMLKQIEKATRLQVEEMTLPTNREINRKRVDDFKNKIAQTISTQDVNDFTDLVETTAKEQDVSISQVAAALAKMIQGGTPFLLEEKADRPAAKKTATATKTTNKVTTKTTKKTKDPVAPKQPQAPDRLNLNKIAPAEKGMERYRIEVGLKHGLKPGDVVGAISNESGLESKFIGAISIDYDYSLVDLPFGMPKNIFNLLQKTWIRSQKMSISKYAC from the coding sequence ATGTCCCATAAATGTGTAGCCCCGGCCGGGTTTGACGAAATGAATTTGAGCCCGGCTGTTTTTGCTGCGTTACAGACCGTTGGCTATGAAACTCCGACACCAATCCAGACCATGACCATCCCCCGTATGATGGAATATAAAGACCTTCTGGGTCAAGCCAGGACCGGAACCGGAAAAACAGCGGCCTTTGCACTGCCCCTGCTTTCCCGGATCGACCTTGAAAACAAAAGGCCCCAGGTTCTTGTCATCACCCCGACCCGGGAGCTTGCCATCCAGGTGGCCCAGTCCTTTAAGGATTATGGCGCAAACATGAAGGGTCTGAATGTCCTGGCAGTATACGGCGGCCAAAGCTACAGCGTTCAGTTAAACCAGCTGAAACGGGGCGTCCATGTGGTTGTGGGAACTCCGGGCCGGCTTATGGACCATATGCGGCGTAAAACCCTGAGTCTTTCTGATCTTACGGGCCTTGTTCTGGACGAGGCGGATGAAATGCTGCAAATGGGTTTCATTGATGATGTTGAATGGATTTTATCCCAAATCCCCCAGCCCACACAGATCGCACTGTTTTCGGCCACCATGCCGGCTCCCATTCAGAAAATTGCAGGCAAATACCTTAAAAATCCTGAAAAGGTTATCATTCATCACGACTCAGATGTCACCAGCACCATTCACCAGAAATTTCTGATGATTCAACACATAAAAAAAAATGATGCACTTATCCGGATACTTGAAGCCTTAACCCATGATGGCGTCATTGTGTTTACCAAAACCCGGAACGACACATTGGAGGTTACAAAAGTCCTGGAAGAAAAAGGGTTTAAAGCCGAGGCGTTGAACGGTGATATTGCCCAGGCGGCCAGGGAACGCACAGTCAACCGGTTAAAAAACGGAAATATTGATATTCTTGTGGCCACGGATGTGGCGGCAAGGGGGCTTGATGTGGAGCGGATTTCCCACGTCATCAACTACGATATGCCCAGCAAAACCGAACCTTATATTCACAGAATCGGAAGAACCGGGCGGGCCGGGCGGACCGGTGAGGCCATTCTATTTGTCCAGCCCAAAGAGAAATGGATGCTCAAACAGATCGAAAAAGCCACGCGCCTCCAGGTTGAAGAAATGACTCTGCCAACCAACAGGGAAATCAACAGAAAACGGGTGGATGATTTTAAAAATAAAATCGCCCAAACCATCAGTACCCAAGATGTAAACGATTTTACGGATCTTGTGGAAACCACCGCAAAGGAACAGGATGTTTCGATATCCCAGGTGGCTGCTGCACTGGCAAAAATGATCCAAGGCGGCACACCATTTCTGCTTGAAGAAAAAGCTGACAGACCTGCCGCAAAAAAGACAGCGACAGCGACTAAGACAACAAACAAGGTAACAACCAAGACAACAAAAAAAACCAAAGACCCCGTTGCACCCAAACAGCCCCAGGCACCCGACAGACTCAACCTCAATAAAATTGCACCAGCCGAAAAAGGAATGGAACGATATCGCATTGAAGTGGGTTTGAAGCACGGCCTGAAACCCGGCGATGTTGTCGGTGCCATATCCAATGAATCCGGCCTGGAAAGCAAGTTTATCGGTGCCATCAGTATTGACTATGATTATTCCCTGGTGGACCTGCCCTTTGGCATGCCTAAAAACATCTTCAATCTGCTGCAAAAAACCTGGATCAGATCCCAGAAGATGTCAATTTCAAAATATGCCTGCTAA
- a CDS encoding cache domain-containing protein, with protein sequence MNKKTKTNPKMFYFFFFIIACLFVVAIEEKFAAIHIREHTEKNYRKVSELAARKITTLIDEKKNATLGIALALAQTGSVQRALAVCDPLGLDLSQFSLLLRRETSFKNVWIQIVDKEGKSFYRSWTDAHGDDLRKIRTDVCRMASNPGATTAISVGKFDIAIKAMAPVYDSGGAFLGFLEIITHFNSIAENLKSEGFETVILVHKKYKNQIRFPFTDKFVGQYYVANKNAPQYLLDHIQATGVDLFFNQSSTYRIDTPIGSLVILYTLLMVL encoded by the coding sequence ATGAATAAGAAGACGAAAACCAACCCCAAAATGTTTTATTTTTTTTTCTTCATAATCGCCTGCCTGTTCGTTGTGGCCATCGAAGAAAAGTTTGCAGCCATTCACATCCGTGAGCACACGGAAAAAAATTACAGGAAGGTCAGTGAGCTTGCTGCAAGAAAGATCACGACACTCATCGATGAAAAAAAGAACGCCACCCTTGGCATTGCTTTGGCGCTGGCCCAAACAGGCTCCGTGCAAAGGGCCTTGGCTGTCTGCGATCCCCTGGGGCTGGATCTGTCGCAGTTCTCTCTTCTTTTGCGCAGGGAAACCAGTTTTAAAAATGTGTGGATACAGATTGTTGATAAAGAGGGGAAATCTTTTTATCGCTCCTGGACAGACGCCCATGGTGATGATCTGCGCAAGATACGGACAGATGTTTGTCGTATGGCGTCCAACCCCGGAGCAACAACGGCCATAAGTGTGGGGAAATTTGACATTGCAATTAAAGCAATGGCTCCCGTATATGACAGCGGTGGAGCATTTCTGGGCTTTTTAGAGATCATCACTCACTTTAATTCCATAGCTGAAAATCTCAAAAGTGAAGGCTTTGAAACGGTGATTCTGGTTCATAAAAAATATAAAAATCAGATTCGATTTCCTTTCACCGACAAATTTGTGGGACAGTACTATGTTGCCAATAAAAATGCGCCACAATATCTATTGGACCATATCCAGGCCACGGGAGTGGATTTGTTTTTCAATCAAAGTTCAACATACAGGATTGACACCCCAATTGGCTCTCTGGTGATTTTGTATACACTATTGATGGTCCTGTAA
- a CDS encoding transposase — protein MIKTNDHNQLHLFDPWDFLSPKRRKLLDDSWAGLFQKEILRSLPVNLIKPYFSREAGRPTKELFTMLGVLLLQQAHDLTDEETVSQLAFNIQWHYALNLTEESDAAKYLCLKTLWTFRQLMIEKKLDKALFNAITDKLAAVFEVNSDNQRIDSVHVKSNMRRLGRISIFAASINKFLVNLKRKHPDHFSGISTDIIGKYISEKALSCFSMVKPSDSAKTLASVSKDLYHLIQEFKSDSDVSSMYSYKLLERVLKEQCNLEVDPESGQKVALKAPKEIPSDSLQNPSDPDATYSGHKGQGYQVQVMETFTETEDEDEKAGTLNLITHVEVEPASASDANALIPAIDAAKQRNLSPKELQADSLYGSDENHQIAQSDGINLVSPTMGTTKKEKLSLTDFNLAADGQIITCPQGHAPVFKKKKKERITQGFPLDTCMGCPQLEDCPVKQGKKYAYSRYTAKAARIARRRAYEQTDEFKDRYRWRAGVEATMSEYDRRTGVKRLKYRGLQAVRFAATLKAAGINLFRATIVQKALSYA, from the coding sequence ATGATTAAAACAAATGACCACAATCAGCTCCACCTTTTCGATCCTTGGGACTTTTTAAGCCCGAAGCGCAGGAAATTGCTCGATGACTCCTGGGCAGGGCTTTTTCAAAAAGAAATCCTCCGCTCATTACCGGTCAATCTGATCAAACCCTATTTCTCAAGAGAAGCAGGACGTCCTACAAAGGAACTCTTCACCATGCTCGGTGTTTTGCTGCTCCAGCAAGCTCATGATCTTACTGACGAAGAAACCGTATCGCAACTGGCATTCAATATTCAATGGCACTATGCCTTGAATTTAACGGAAGAATCGGATGCCGCCAAATATCTATGTTTGAAAACCCTGTGGACCTTCCGTCAACTCATGATCGAAAAGAAACTGGACAAAGCCCTCTTCAATGCTATTACAGACAAACTTGCAGCAGTGTTTGAAGTCAATTCTGACAACCAAAGAATCGATTCGGTCCATGTTAAGTCAAATATGCGACGGCTGGGAAGAATCAGTATCTTTGCAGCGAGTATCAATAAATTTCTGGTTAACCTGAAACGCAAGCACCCTGACCATTTTTCCGGTATCAGCACCGATATTATCGGGAAGTATATTTCGGAAAAGGCATTGTCCTGCTTTTCCATGGTAAAACCCTCTGATTCAGCTAAAACTCTTGCAAGTGTCAGCAAGGATCTTTACCATCTGATCCAGGAATTTAAAAGCGACTCTGATGTTTCATCCATGTACAGCTACAAGCTGCTTGAAAGGGTTTTGAAAGAGCAGTGCAATCTGGAAGTTGATCCTGAAAGTGGCCAGAAGGTTGCGCTTAAAGCTCCAAAAGAGATTCCTTCAGACTCACTTCAAAATCCTTCAGACCCTGATGCGACCTACAGCGGACATAAGGGACAAGGTTACCAGGTTCAGGTGATGGAAACCTTTACAGAAACAGAGGATGAAGATGAGAAGGCCGGAACCTTGAATCTTATCACTCATGTTGAGGTGGAACCTGCCTCGGCAAGTGATGCCAATGCTCTTATCCCTGCAATTGATGCCGCCAAGCAGAGAAACCTTTCTCCCAAAGAACTCCAGGCGGACTCTCTTTATGGAAGCGATGAGAATCACCAGATTGCCCAGTCAGATGGAATTAATCTTGTTTCGCCCACCATGGGAACGACCAAAAAGGAAAAGCTCAGCCTTACTGATTTCAACCTTGCGGCAGATGGGCAGATCATAACATGTCCGCAAGGGCATGCCCCGGTTTTTAAAAAGAAAAAGAAGGAACGGATTACCCAAGGTTTTCCCCTTGATACCTGCATGGGCTGCCCTCAACTGGAAGATTGCCCGGTAAAACAGGGGAAAAAGTACGCGTACAGTCGATATACCGCTAAGGCTGCAAGGATCGCCCGAAGAAGAGCTTATGAACAGACAGATGAGTTCAAAGATAGATATCGGTGGCGAGCCGGAGTCGAAGCAACAATGTCCGAATATGATCGACGAACCGGGGTGAAACGATTAAAATATCGAGGTCTCCAAGCAGTAAGGTTCGCGGCAACCTTAAAAGCAGCAGGAATCAACCTCTTCAGGGCAACTATTGTCCAGAAGGCGCTTAGCTATGCATAA
- a CDS encoding PAS domain S-box protein gives MANFFLFKGLGEVDAMSERANKNLIRISAFFTMVVMALVLFHWGEMRTHLSYLKEILEKHFRVIQTAMDGFCRVDETGKILEVNHSLCNMTGYEARELASMNIANLDAKMTADEIKELMEAIVQKGHGRFESVQRRKDGTVFDIEVSVQIYQEAEKIEFIAFSRDITERKLSEKKLKESETFKNALLEAIPIPVFYKDHHGRYLGFNKAYEQFYGKRKEQMVGKSVFDLNPPELAEIYHAKDNELLCNGGTQVYETQVRDAHGDIRDVIFYKAIFTTDTGQIGGLIGAIQDISERKKAEEKLRESEAKFRTLFDVAAIPLCLVNSAGDIKFINKKFRQVFGYTRNDIPSIEQWWHLAYPDPDYRRWVMETWDQAVKNSQEGRFEIEPIEYRVTCKNQDVRQVIISGNTIKDGFLATFIDITQIKDAEEALVNSISLLDAALESTADGILVVSCDGTKITRFNHKFADLWQVPEDILSSGDNSLLLAYVGSRVKDTGAFIEKAKEMYHQPEKEGFDLLALKDGRILERYSIPQRIGDRIVGRVWSIRDITDRFYAEVELKKLSRAIDASPASVVITDCDGNIEYINPKFTEVSGYTMDDVRGQNSRTLSSGRHAPEFFKELWNTITAGRQWQGEFQNRNKDGQIYWELASISPVMNPHGKITHYVAVKEEITDRKKQEDALWRRQRNAALEADIGLFLTRRIKLSNALQHCTQSLVRHLDVAFARVWILNPDAQVLELYASSGMYTHLDGKHSRVPVGSYKIGQIASEKKPHFSNQVIGDPWIHDQEWARREGMVAFAGYPLIAEGQPIGVLGLFSRSPLDPETLDTLGNLSRVLALFIMRQDAEKDLLESEVKFRSLYEATGDAVILMDQNRFIDCNPAALKMFGCNSLADCLQLNIVVLSPQCQPDGHNSLERINELTVTAFKEKSCRFEWLFKRRDGVTFPADILLNRIELHGQPVLEAVVRDITRQKQVELQLLSAKEAAETAVRVKSNFLANMSHEIRTPLNLILGFLELVLEEPLMKQQQRAHLTTARKAGVSLLEVINDILDISKLENGLLTIEQHPLRISRLMHDVQSALNIAAKEKGLYLELDIHPAVAGVFLGDPLRLKQILMNLAGNAVKFTGKGGVILRVMPAESEYKLHFEVEDTGIGIPADRLRRIFDPFTQADASTTRRYGGTGLGTTIARELVELMGGDIWAQSREGKGSTFHFTVQLRPTDQVPDDDSSDVLPTPVWAGTRKGFRILLVEDVQANVNLARIRLEQKAHEVTVAWNGRDAVDFVQSADFDIILMDIQMPVMGGVEAARRIRRLENSTKRRVPIIAMTAAVMQEEARKYLEAGMDAVVAKPINFSKLFKTIESLVPEGVGTRIESPGPAGSAALESKLPFLDGIDVDQAIQRWKNRENFVSGLRLFLLDYSTADVQLKRYINERDLDSAYRMAHKLRGVAGNLSLSEVTDTITVVDSALSKEQVDKAQAALLPFSQALAKTVASIRQLAVIKEQEEAPEREMDAGRVAKVFADLMAAFDLCKPSIVEPYLVELETYFSKEALSPIVDRLKTFDFDGAKQETARFAQILKTKLER, from the coding sequence ATGGCAAATTTTTTCCTGTTTAAGGGGCTTGGTGAAGTTGATGCCATGTCTGAAAGGGCAAACAAAAACCTGATACGTATATCTGCCTTTTTTACCATGGTTGTTATGGCTCTGGTCTTATTCCATTGGGGGGAAATGCGTACCCACCTGTCTTATCTGAAAGAGATTTTGGAAAAACATTTCCGGGTTATTCAGACGGCCATGGATGGATTCTGCCGCGTGGATGAAACCGGAAAAATTCTTGAGGTGAACCACTCACTATGCAACATGACAGGCTATGAGGCCCGGGAACTGGCATCCATGAATATTGCAAATCTGGATGCAAAGATGACGGCTGATGAAATCAAAGAATTGATGGAGGCAATTGTTCAAAAAGGCCATGGCCGTTTTGAAAGCGTCCAGCGTCGGAAAGACGGAACTGTTTTTGATATTGAAGTCAGTGTGCAGATCTATCAGGAGGCTGAAAAAATTGAGTTCATTGCCTTTAGCAGGGATATTACAGAACGAAAGCTTTCTGAAAAAAAGCTCAAGGAAAGCGAAACCTTTAAAAACGCATTGCTTGAGGCCATTCCCATACCTGTCTTTTACAAGGACCATCATGGCAGGTATCTTGGTTTTAATAAGGCATATGAACAGTTTTACGGCAAGAGAAAAGAGCAGATGGTCGGTAAGTCCGTATTTGACCTCAACCCGCCGGAGCTTGCCGAAATTTACCATGCAAAAGATAATGAACTGCTTTGTAACGGCGGAACTCAGGTTTATGAGACCCAGGTTCGGGATGCCCATGGGGATATCCGGGATGTCATTTTTTACAAAGCAATTTTTACCACCGATACAGGGCAGATCGGTGGCTTGATTGGTGCCATTCAGGATATTTCTGAACGCAAAAAAGCTGAAGAAAAATTGCGTGAGAGCGAAGCCAAATTCCGCACCCTTTTTGATGTTGCGGCCATTCCACTGTGCCTGGTGAACAGTGCGGGTGACATCAAGTTTATTAACAAGAAGTTCAGACAGGTTTTCGGATACACCCGAAACGATATCCCTTCTATTGAACAGTGGTGGCATCTGGCCTACCCTGATCCTGATTATCGCAGATGGGTGATGGAAACATGGGACCAGGCTGTGAAAAACTCCCAGGAAGGTCGTTTTGAAATCGAACCCATTGAATACCGGGTAACATGTAAAAACCAAGATGTCAGACAGGTGATTATCTCCGGGAATACGATTAAAGATGGTTTCCTGGCCACCTTTATCGATATCACCCAGATTAAGGATGCCGAGGAGGCCCTTGTCAATTCCATCTCCCTGCTGGACGCGGCATTGGAATCCACCGCGGACGGGATACTGGTCGTCAGCTGTGACGGGACAAAAATCACAAGGTTCAACCATAAATTTGCAGATCTGTGGCAGGTACCGGAAGACATTTTGTCGTCAGGTGATAACAGCCTTCTGCTTGCATATGTGGGCAGCAGAGTAAAAGATACCGGCGCATTCATTGAAAAAGCAAAAGAGATGTATCATCAGCCTGAAAAGGAGGGCTTTGATCTTCTGGCGCTGAAAGATGGTAGAATTCTTGAACGTTATTCGATCCCCCAGCGCATTGGGGATAGGATCGTAGGGCGGGTCTGGAGTATTCGGGATATCACGGACCGTTTCTATGCCGAAGTCGAATTGAAAAAGCTTTCCAGGGCCATAGATGCCAGTCCGGCCTCGGTGGTGATCACGGATTGCGACGGCAACATTGAGTACATCAATCCCAAGTTCACCGAAGTCAGCGGCTATACAATGGATGACGTGCGGGGGCAGAACTCCCGGACATTAAGTTCCGGCCGGCATGCGCCGGAATTTTTCAAAGAATTATGGAATACCATTACAGCCGGACGCCAGTGGCAGGGTGAATTCCAAAATAGGAATAAAGACGGGCAGATCTATTGGGAATTGGCATCAATTTCACCGGTTATGAACCCCCATGGCAAGATTACCCATTATGTGGCGGTCAAAGAAGAGATCACAGATCGTAAAAAACAGGAAGATGCGCTGTGGCGGCGTCAGCGGAATGCTGCATTGGAGGCTGATATCGGCTTGTTTTTGACGCGCCGGATTAAATTGTCCAATGCTTTACAGCATTGCACCCAGTCCCTTGTGCGGCATCTGGATGTTGCGTTTGCCCGGGTCTGGATACTCAATCCCGATGCACAGGTGCTTGAGCTTTACGCAAGTTCCGGAATGTACACCCATCTTGACGGTAAACACAGCCGCGTTCCTGTGGGGTCTTACAAAATCGGTCAGATCGCTTCTGAAAAAAAACCGCATTTTTCCAACCAGGTCATCGGCGATCCCTGGATACATGACCAGGAGTGGGCCCGGCGTGAAGGGATGGTTGCCTTTGCCGGCTACCCGCTCATCGCAGAAGGTCAGCCCATCGGTGTGCTGGGGCTGTTTTCACGCAGTCCTCTTGACCCGGAAACCCTTGATACCTTGGGAAATCTGTCCAGGGTATTGGCATTGTTTATCATGCGTCAGGATGCAGAAAAAGACCTGCTGGAAAGTGAAGTTAAATTTCGCTCACTGTATGAGGCCACCGGGGATGCCGTTATACTGATGGATCAAAATCGGTTTATCGATTGTAATCCGGCTGCGCTGAAAATGTTTGGCTGCAATTCGTTGGCAGATTGCCTTCAGCTGAATATAGTTGTCCTGTCTCCGCAATGTCAGCCCGACGGACACAATTCCCTTGAACGAATCAATGAATTGACAGTCACTGCTTTTAAAGAGAAAAGCTGTCGATTCGAATGGTTGTTTAAAAGACGGGACGGAGTAACCTTTCCGGCCGATATTCTCCTAAATCGGATTGAGCTTCACGGTCAGCCGGTCCTTGAAGCGGTCGTTCGTGACATCACCCGCCAGAAACAGGTGGAGCTCCAGCTGTTATCTGCCAAGGAGGCCGCTGAAACAGCCGTTCGTGTCAAGAGCAATTTTCTGGCCAACATGTCCCATGAAATACGGACCCCCTTAAACTTAATACTCGGATTTCTGGAACTGGTCCTGGAAGAGCCCTTGATGAAACAGCAGCAGAGGGCACATCTCACTACCGCACGAAAGGCAGGGGTCAGCCTTCTGGAAGTGATCAATGATATCCTGGATATCAGCAAGCTGGAAAATGGGCTTTTGACCATTGAACAACATCCTCTGCGTATTTCCCGTCTTATGCATGATGTGCAGTCGGCACTGAATATAGCTGCAAAAGAAAAAGGATTATATCTTGAGCTGGATATCCATCCGGCGGTTGCAGGTGTCTTTCTCGGCGATCCTTTGAGATTGAAGCAGATCCTGATGAATTTAGCGGGAAATGCCGTTAAATTCACCGGAAAAGGCGGGGTGATCCTGCGGGTCATGCCCGCAGAGTCGGAATACAAGCTGCACTTCGAGGTGGAAGACACCGGTATCGGGATACCGGCTGACCGGTTACGCCGGATTTTTGATCCGTTCACCCAGGCCGATGCATCCACAACCCGCCGATACGGCGGCACAGGCCTTGGCACCACAATTGCCCGTGAACTGGTGGAACTGATGGGCGGAGATATTTGGGCCCAAAGCCGGGAGGGCAAAGGGAGCACATTTCATTTTACAGTCCAACTGCGCCCCACCGATCAAGTCCCGGATGATGATTCGTCCGATGTCCTGCCAACCCCTGTTTGGGCCGGCACACGAAAGGGCTTCAGGATATTGCTGGTTGAAGATGTCCAGGCCAACGTCAATCTGGCCAGAATACGCCTGGAACAAAAGGCCCATGAGGTGACTGTGGCCTGGAACGGGAGGGATGCGGTTGATTTTGTTCAGAGCGCGGACTTTGATATTATCCTTATGGATATTCAAATGCCGGTAATGGGAGGTGTTGAAGCTGCCAGGCGCATTCGAAGGCTTGAAAATAGCACCAAAAGACGTGTGCCGATTATTGCCATGACAGCCGCAGTCATGCAGGAGGAGGCACGAAAATACCTGGAAGCGGGAATGGATGCGGTTGTGGCCAAGCCGATTAATTTCAGCAAACTTTTTAAAACCATCGAAAGCTTGGTTCCGGAGGGTGTGGGAACGCGTATTGAAAGTCCTGGGCCGGCAGGTTCTGCAGCGTTGGAATCAAAATTGCCTTTCCTTGATGGTATTGACGTTGACCAAGCGATTCAGCGTTGGAAGAACCGGGAAAATTTTGTCAGTGGTTTGCGGTTGTTTCTGCTTGATTACAGTACTGCAGATGTGCAATTAAAACGTTATATAAATGAAAGAGATCTGGATAGCGCATATCGCATGGCACATAAACTCAGGGGTGTGGCAGGGAACCTGTCTTTGAGCGAAGTAACGGATACCATTACAGTCGTTGATTCGGCGCTCAGCAAAGAACAAGTTGATAAGGCTCAAGCCGCTCTTTTGCCTTTTTCCCAGGCGCTGGCAAAAACTGTTGCGTCAATTCGACAGCTGGCGGTGATTAAGGAACAGGAAGAGGCGCCAGAGAGAGAAATGGATGCAGGGCGCGTGGCAAAGGTTTTTGCTGATCTGATGGCGGCTTTTGATCTGTGCAAACCAAGCATTGTTGAGCCGTATTTGGTTGAACTTGAAACATATTTCTCAAAAGAGGCACTTTCTCCCATTGTGGATCGCTTGAAGACATTTGATTTTGACGGAGCCAAACAGGAAACGGCCCGTTTTGCACAGATTTTGAAAACGAAGCTGGAGAGGTAA